In one Echinicola marina genomic region, the following are encoded:
- a CDS encoding o-succinylbenzoate synthase: protein MSNTFRLDVAYKKHRLDFRFDAGTSRGVLKSKDTYFVSVGKEGEESVKGWGEAGPLPKLSIDDILDFEEILNAYVGKLKNEEFKWSQEGILDFCHSFVSDEHPSIRFAFETALLDLFHGGKKQILENAFYSENQSIDINGLIWMGDVNFMLQQIEEKLKAGFSCIKMKIGAIDFEQELSLLAHIRKNFSADEITLRVDANGSFSPSDALTKLDRLAKFDLHSIEQPIKAGQTESMAELCEQSPLDIALDEELIGVGKSSDRKRLLEIIRPPYIILKPTLVGGIKDTKEWIALAEELGIGWWMTSALESNIGLNAISQLTSSYNTTLPQGLGTGQLYHNNIASPLEVKEGKIFYNPEIAWDKA, encoded by the coding sequence ATGTCAAATACGTTTAGGTTGGATGTTGCTTATAAAAAGCACAGATTGGATTTCAGGTTTGATGCAGGTACTTCAAGGGGAGTATTAAAAAGTAAAGACACTTATTTTGTCAGCGTGGGCAAGGAAGGAGAGGAGAGCGTCAAAGGCTGGGGAGAAGCAGGGCCGCTTCCGAAGTTGAGCATAGATGATATACTGGATTTTGAGGAGATATTGAACGCTTATGTGGGAAAATTGAAGAATGAGGAGTTTAAATGGTCCCAGGAGGGGATTTTGGATTTTTGCCATTCTTTTGTTTCTGACGAACATCCCAGTATACGGTTTGCATTTGAGACAGCATTATTGGATTTATTCCATGGAGGGAAGAAGCAAATACTCGAAAATGCTTTTTACTCCGAAAATCAATCCATTGATATCAATGGATTGATTTGGATGGGAGATGTGAATTTTATGCTCCAGCAAATAGAAGAAAAACTCAAGGCGGGATTTTCCTGTATAAAAATGAAAATCGGGGCCATAGACTTCGAGCAGGAACTATCGCTTTTGGCACATATAAGAAAGAACTTTAGTGCGGATGAAATTACACTCAGGGTGGACGCAAATGGGTCATTTAGTCCCAGTGATGCTTTGACTAAGCTAGACCGTTTGGCAAAGTTTGATTTACATAGTATCGAGCAGCCAATAAAGGCGGGCCAAACAGAAAGTATGGCCGAACTTTGTGAGCAAAGTCCATTGGATATTGCCCTTGATGAAGAGTTGATAGGGGTAGGTAAATCCAGTGATAGGAAAAGGTTGTTGGAGATCATTAGGCCTCCCTATATCATTTTGAAACCAACTTTGGTGGGGGGAATCAAGGATACAAAAGAATGGATTGCATTAGCGGAAGAGCTTGGGATAGGTTGGTGGATGACTTCTGCGCTTGAAAGTAATATTGGCTTAAACGCCATAAGCCAATTGACTTCCAGTTATAATACCACCTTGCCGCAGGGGCTTGGAACAGGGCAATTGTATCACAATAATATTGCTTCCCCGCTGGAAGTAAAGGAAGGGAAAATCTTTTATAATCCTGAAATAGCTTGGGACAAGGCATAA
- a CDS encoding cold-shock protein yields MNTGKVKFFNESKGFGFIIDDESSKEYFVHISGLVDEIKEDDDVTFDLKEGRKGLNAVNVKLS; encoded by the coding sequence ATGAACACAGGAAAAGTTAAATTTTTTAATGAATCTAAAGGATTCGGCTTTATCATTGACGATGAGTCTTCTAAAGAATACTTCGTTCATATCTCAGGATTGGTAGACGAAATCAAAGAAGATGACGACGTTACTTTCGACCTTAAAGAAGGAAGAAAAGGTCTTAATGCAGTGAATGTAAAATTATCTTAA
- a CDS encoding S-adenosylmethionine:tRNA ribosyltransferase-isomerase: MESRPEIKLSDYQYELPDERIAKFPLKKRDHSKLLHFEEGKINHHRFFNLPELLPDNSLMVFNNTKVIPARLIFKRASGAKIEIFLLQPIAPNQVINEIMIHEGPVTWKAMIGNLKKWKDNESLEGLAIINDQEVKVSATLVDREARYVKISWDKPNTPFASIVEASGEVPLPPYLNRKATSEDKPRYQTVYSQKEGAVAAPTAGLHFTDDILNQLSENGTKKEYLTLHVGAGTFQPIKDENVTDHPMHNEQVVVKKENIKNLLDHDGNIIAVGTTSMRSLESIYWYGVKLLNEKDKLFLIPKLYPYQDHAKKPSVKESLQAILDHMESENIEEITGSTEIFIMPGYHFKVCNGLLTNFHQPGSTLILLVAAFTKNHWKNIYKEALSQDYRFLSYGDSSLLWHHKK; this comes from the coding sequence ATGGAAAGCAGGCCTGAAATCAAATTATCTGACTACCAATACGAATTACCTGACGAAAGAATTGCCAAATTCCCACTCAAAAAAAGGGACCATTCCAAATTACTTCACTTTGAAGAAGGGAAAATCAATCATCATCGTTTTTTTAACCTTCCAGAACTACTTCCTGACAATTCCCTGATGGTATTCAATAATACAAAGGTAATCCCCGCCAGATTGATCTTTAAAAGGGCTTCAGGTGCTAAAATTGAGATATTTCTATTACAACCCATCGCTCCCAATCAAGTCATCAATGAAATTATGATCCATGAGGGACCAGTCACTTGGAAAGCTATGATTGGGAATTTAAAAAAATGGAAAGATAATGAGTCCCTAGAAGGCTTGGCCATTATCAATGATCAAGAGGTCAAAGTATCGGCTACCTTGGTGGACAGGGAAGCTAGGTATGTTAAGATATCTTGGGACAAGCCTAACACTCCTTTTGCGTCCATTGTTGAAGCATCAGGAGAAGTCCCCTTGCCCCCCTATTTAAACAGAAAAGCAACCTCTGAAGACAAACCCAGGTACCAAACTGTATACTCCCAAAAAGAAGGAGCCGTAGCAGCGCCCACAGCAGGACTTCACTTTACGGATGATATCTTAAATCAGCTCTCTGAAAATGGCACCAAAAAGGAATATTTGACCCTCCATGTAGGTGCTGGCACCTTCCAGCCCATCAAGGACGAAAATGTAACTGACCACCCTATGCATAATGAGCAAGTGGTCGTAAAAAAAGAAAATATCAAAAATCTTCTAGATCATGATGGAAATATTATTGCAGTAGGTACTACCTCCATGCGCTCCCTCGAAAGCATATATTGGTATGGTGTCAAGTTATTAAACGAAAAGGATAAATTGTTCTTAATCCCCAAATTATACCCTTACCAAGACCATGCTAAAAAGCCCAGCGTGAAAGAAAGTCTCCAAGCTATATTGGATCATATGGAAAGTGAAAACATAGAAGAGATTACAGGCAGCACCGAAATATTCATTATGCCTGGATACCACTTTAAAGTTTGTAATGGCTTATTGACCAACTTCCATCAACCTGGTTCTACATTGATATTACTGGTAGCGGCATTTACCAAAAATCACTGGAAAAACATATACAAAGAGGCCCTGTCCCAAGACTATAGGTTCTTGAGTTACGGTGACAGTAGTTTATTATGGCATCACAAAAAATAG
- a CDS encoding LytR/AlgR family response regulator transcription factor yields MATNKKHSKLEKNHSDHDELLIKDALFVRDKGCLRRVKFKNILWLKGDGNYTTLVTKDKVYSLRNILKEFEAILPEDEFVRIHKSYLVRLDKISTISPKEVTIEMENVPVGRTYYQKLIHGINKLGSGA; encoded by the coding sequence ATGGCAACAAACAAAAAACACTCAAAATTAGAGAAAAACCACTCCGATCACGACGAACTTTTGATAAAAGACGCACTTTTCGTTCGTGATAAAGGTTGCCTAAGACGGGTAAAGTTTAAAAATATACTTTGGCTAAAGGGGGATGGAAACTATACCACTTTAGTGACCAAGGATAAGGTATATTCCCTCAGGAATATTCTGAAGGAATTTGAAGCAATATTACCTGAGGATGAATTTGTTCGGATCCACAAATCTTATCTTGTCCGACTTGATAAGATATCCACTATTTCACCTAAGGAAGTCACCATTGAAATGGAAAATGTACCTGTAGGAAGAACTTATTATCAAAAGTTAATCCACGGAATCAATAAATTAGGTTCTGGTGCTTGA
- a CDS encoding efflux RND transporter permease subunit, which translates to MISEVFIKRPVMAMVISIVILLVGAIAIVNLPVTQYPDITPPVVSVSANYTGADAQTVEQTVATPIETQINGTPGMAYISSNNTSTGQMNMNVTFDVGTDIDIATLDVQNRVSIAEPTLPEAVKRLGVVVRKRNPSIMMVISMYSPNGTHDTKFLSNYTNIFIKDALLRVKGVGDINAIGQDFSMRVWLKPDKLAQYNISSKEVSAAIQEQNLQVAAGTVGGMPQVDSQTFEYPITVNGKLERKEDFEDIVVRTNPEDGTLVYLKDIARIEFGEFNYGRFSLVNGKPAAILLVYQAPGSNAIDTAEGIYKALDEMKASFPADMDYVVPFESVSVVQVSIDEVLHTLVEALILVIVVVFLFLQNWRATLIPILAIPVSIVGTFVFFIPLGFTVNTLTMFGFVLAIGIVVDDAIVVVEAAQHYLDSQRISAKEATMKAMKDITAPVIAIALILAAVFIPVGFIPGIVGRMYQQFAITIAISVLLSAFVALTLTPALCSLLLKPSEINRESKGLNRFFYKFNTWFEKVTSSYGSGVKKSIKATPLVLILLACLYAGTFGLFQSKPTGFLPTEDEGRLFVSLELPESSSTSRTRAIMDQMSEMITSTDGIRNVTGIGGLNAINFSFKSNSGTFFIQMDPWEERKDPSKQLFGLIGQLNQKFSAIKEANIVVVPPPAIPGLGQTGGFSFMLEQRAGGDVKEFEQVLGQFLAAANQRPEIAMAYSFFTAKTPGYHVTVDREKAKKLGVAVSDVFSTMSTYMGSSYINDFTRYGRNFRVVAQADTTYRMDIEDLEQYYVMNGKGESVPLGALVDYEVVENASVISHYNLFRSTEVNGNAAVGYSSGQALAALEEVAAEVLPAGYGYDFSGLSREELSSGNTTILIFALSIILVSLLLAALYESWSVPFSILLALPLGAFGAILALTFLPKLDNNVYAQIGLVTLIGLAAKNAILIVEFAKERVDAGMPLLAATIEAVKLRLRPIVMTSLAFILGVVPLALSNGAGAVARQTIGWTVIGGMLAATFLAIFVVPVLYVVITKIAYGKKNLAALEKGEALKG; encoded by the coding sequence ATGATATCAGAAGTTTTTATTAAGCGCCCGGTGATGGCGATGGTGATCTCTATAGTCATTTTGCTAGTAGGAGCCATAGCCATCGTGAATTTACCGGTGACACAGTACCCTGATATTACCCCGCCGGTAGTGTCAGTATCAGCGAATTATACAGGTGCAGATGCTCAGACAGTGGAGCAAACTGTAGCCACGCCAATTGAAACCCAGATTAATGGTACTCCAGGCATGGCTTACATCAGTAGTAATAATACCAGCACAGGTCAGATGAACATGAATGTGACATTTGATGTGGGGACTGATATTGATATTGCTACCCTAGATGTTCAAAACAGGGTGAGTATTGCAGAACCGACACTTCCTGAAGCGGTAAAACGTCTAGGGGTGGTGGTAAGAAAGCGGAATCCAAGTATCATGATGGTGATCAGTATGTACTCTCCGAATGGTACCCATGATACCAAATTCCTTTCTAACTATACCAATATATTTATCAAGGATGCACTACTTAGGGTAAAAGGTGTAGGAGATATTAATGCCATTGGTCAGGATTTCAGTATGCGGGTTTGGTTGAAGCCTGATAAATTGGCCCAATATAATATTTCTTCCAAAGAGGTTTCAGCAGCTATTCAGGAACAAAATTTACAGGTAGCAGCAGGTACGGTAGGTGGTATGCCACAGGTCGATAGTCAGACTTTTGAGTATCCAATTACTGTAAATGGGAAGTTGGAAAGAAAAGAAGACTTTGAGGATATAGTAGTAAGGACAAATCCAGAGGACGGTACATTGGTTTACCTGAAGGACATTGCTAGAATTGAATTTGGTGAATTTAATTATGGAAGGTTCTCATTGGTCAACGGAAAGCCGGCAGCCATCCTTTTGGTTTACCAAGCCCCTGGAAGTAATGCCATTGACACCGCAGAAGGGATTTATAAGGCCCTAGATGAAATGAAGGCATCTTTCCCTGCAGACATGGATTATGTGGTGCCTTTTGAGTCAGTTTCTGTGGTGCAGGTATCTATAGACGAAGTATTGCATACCTTGGTGGAGGCCCTTATTTTGGTGATTGTTGTGGTATTCCTTTTCTTACAAAACTGGAGGGCAACTCTTATTCCAATATTGGCGATACCAGTTTCAATTGTGGGGACATTTGTGTTCTTCATTCCTTTAGGGTTTACCGTAAATACCCTGACCATGTTTGGTTTTGTTTTGGCCATTGGTATTGTAGTGGATGATGCCATTGTGGTAGTGGAAGCAGCGCAGCATTACCTGGATTCACAAAGAATATCAGCCAAGGAAGCCACCATGAAAGCGATGAAGGATATTACCGCACCTGTAATTGCTATTGCATTGATTTTGGCAGCCGTGTTTATACCAGTAGGTTTTATACCGGGAATTGTGGGCAGGATGTACCAGCAGTTTGCCATTACCATTGCGATTTCTGTATTGCTTTCGGCCTTTGTGGCCTTGACCTTAACTCCTGCATTGTGTAGCTTATTGCTCAAGCCTAGTGAGATCAATAGGGAGTCCAAAGGGTTGAACAGGTTCTTTTATAAATTCAATACCTGGTTCGAAAAGGTTACATCCTCTTATGGTTCAGGGGTAAAGAAAAGCATTAAAGCAACACCATTGGTACTTATACTTTTGGCTTGTCTCTATGCAGGAACTTTCGGTCTTTTCCAATCCAAACCTACGGGCTTCTTACCAACGGAAGATGAGGGAAGATTGTTCGTTTCTCTGGAACTTCCTGAAAGTTCCTCAACTTCCAGAACCAGGGCCATTATGGATCAGATGTCTGAAATGATTACATCTACGGATGGAATTAGAAACGTTACTGGTATAGGAGGTTTGAATGCGATCAATTTCTCCTTTAAATCCAATAGTGGTACCTTCTTTATTCAGATGGACCCATGGGAAGAAAGAAAAGATCCTTCCAAACAGCTATTCGGGTTGATTGGGCAGTTGAACCAAAAGTTTTCTGCCATAAAAGAGGCCAATATTGTGGTGGTTCCACCACCTGCGATTCCTGGTCTGGGGCAAACCGGTGGTTTTAGCTTTATGTTGGAACAACGCGCTGGAGGAGATGTAAAGGAATTTGAACAAGTACTTGGACAGTTTTTGGCCGCAGCCAACCAAAGACCTGAAATCGCTATGGCCTACAGTTTCTTTACTGCTAAGACTCCTGGATATCATGTTACTGTGGACAGGGAAAAGGCTAAAAAACTGGGGGTAGCAGTGTCAGATGTTTTTTCTACCATGTCCACCTATATGGGAAGTTCCTATATTAATGATTTTACCCGCTATGGACGTAATTTCCGTGTGGTAGCGCAGGCAGATACTACTTATAGAATGGATATAGAGGATTTGGAACAGTATTATGTGATGAATGGTAAGGGAGAATCTGTTCCATTAGGTGCTTTGGTAGATTACGAAGTGGTTGAAAACGCTTCCGTTATTAGTCACTATAACTTATTTAGGTCTACAGAGGTGAATGGGAATGCAGCGGTTGGATATAGTAGTGGGCAAGCCTTGGCCGCTTTGGAGGAAGTGGCAGCGGAAGTGTTACCGGCTGGTTATGGATATGATTTCTCAGGATTGAGTAGAGAGGAATTGTCATCAGGAAATACCACCATTTTGATCTTTGCATTATCCATTATCTTAGTATCGCTATTGTTGGCAGCCTTGTATGAAAGCTGGTCAGTGCCGTTTTCTATCCTATTGGCCCTTCCTTTGGGTGCCTTCGGGGCGATTTTGGCACTTACTTTTCTGCCCAAATTGGATAATAACGTTTATGCTCAGATTGGTTTGGTAACCCTGATTGGTTTGGCGGCTAAAAATGCTATTTTGATCGTGGAGTTTGCCAAAGAAAGGGTTGATGCAGGCATGCCGTTATTGGCAGCAACAATTGAAGCGGTTAAACTAAGATTAAGGCCTATAGTAATGACTTCCTTGGCCTTTATCCTCGGTGTAGTTCCTCTGGCCCTCTCAAATGGGGCTGGTGCAGTTGCTAGACAGACGATAGGTTGGACAGTGATTGGTGGAATGCTAGCAGCTACCTTCCTTGCGATTTTTGTGGTACCTGTCTTATATGTGGTCATCACAAAGATCGCGTATGGTAAGAAGAATCTAGCAGCTTTGGAAAAAGGAGAGGCGTTAAAAGGATAA
- a CDS encoding efflux RND transporter periplasmic adaptor subunit: protein MKQFLWIIFSAGMVGAISSCGTEATTQSNQPSAVAVKATKVKSEHVTGLDQYPGTVVPLNEIQIRPQVSGYITKIFVEDGQQVSKGQALYEIDRSKYQAAYEQAKANLKSAQANLERVKKDLARYEILDQKEAIAKQQLDYAKTDILTAESQVASAEAQVKSAETDYNYSVIRAPFSGTIGISQVRLGAQVSPGQTLLNSLSSDDPVLVDFVINEKDIRRFSKMLKDENLADSTFTIKFDKNDVYSYPGKLTTMDRAVGRQSGTINLRVEFPNPEKELIAGMTVNLQVLNQDIGEQVTIPFKAVTEQMGEYFVYVIDEENTVHQQNVALGTKFGTDIVVRNGVKPGQQIVVEGIQKLREGAKVRTESAAAQVSN, encoded by the coding sequence ATGAAACAGTTCTTATGGATAATTTTTAGTGCCGGTATGGTAGGGGCAATAAGCTCTTGCGGAACGGAGGCTACTACCCAGTCTAATCAACCATCGGCCGTCGCCGTTAAGGCCACAAAAGTGAAAAGTGAGCATGTGACTGGCCTGGATCAATACCCTGGTACAGTAGTGCCTTTGAATGAAATTCAAATCAGGCCTCAGGTCAGTGGGTATATTACGAAGATTTTTGTGGAAGACGGTCAGCAAGTAAGTAAGGGGCAAGCATTATATGAGATAGATAGAAGTAAGTACCAGGCAGCCTATGAGCAGGCCAAGGCCAATTTAAAAAGTGCCCAGGCCAATCTTGAGCGTGTCAAAAAGGATTTGGCGCGATATGAAATATTGGACCAAAAAGAGGCTATTGCTAAGCAACAATTGGATTATGCCAAAACAGATATTTTGACAGCGGAATCACAGGTGGCTTCTGCAGAAGCGCAAGTGAAGAGTGCAGAAACAGACTATAATTATTCTGTCATCAGGGCTCCTTTTTCAGGTACCATAGGAATTTCCCAGGTTCGGCTGGGAGCTCAGGTTAGTCCAGGACAAACTTTGTTGAATTCACTATCTTCCGATGATCCTGTTTTGGTTGATTTTGTGATCAATGAAAAGGATATCAGAAGATTCAGCAAAATGCTCAAAGATGAAAATCTAGCCGATTCCACTTTTACCATTAAGTTTGACAAGAACGATGTTTATTCCTATCCAGGGAAGTTGACGACCATGGACAGGGCTGTAGGAAGACAGTCCGGTACGATTAATTTAAGAGTAGAATTTCCAAATCCAGAAAAAGAGTTGATTGCTGGTATGACGGTCAATCTCCAAGTGCTCAACCAAGATATAGGAGAGCAGGTTACCATTCCATTTAAAGCAGTTACCGAGCAAATGGGCGAATATTTTGTGTATGTCATTGACGAGGAAAATACAGTTCATCAACAGAATGTTGCTTTGGGAACCAAGTTCGGGACTGATATAGTAGTTAGAAATGGGGTAAAACCTGGACAACAAATCGTGGTGGAAGGAATACAAAAGCTTCGTGAAGGTGCAAAAGTGAGAACAGAATCAGCAGCAGCCCAAGTAAGCAATTAA
- a CDS encoding lactonase family protein, producing MIKFWLGTYTSSPEQGIHLIGYHPETDKFDSLLLQGEIKNPSFVISNKKGDLLFSVQEIGGEEGGSVCAYKFDEANNLLKKINSSSTLGSGPCYITLDPTEKYIMAGNYSSGNLAVIPINADGSLAAAVQEISHDGKGIDPNRQEAPHVHSLVFHPNGKQVFVADLGTDKVNIYDFDPKNEHPLSPSTPAYFEVKEGSGPRHLVFNQAGDKIYLIHEMTSEVGLYDYNLEENKIVHLDTYPLVPKDFEGALGAAEIRISNDGKFLYASNRGDANEITVFKIDENTGTLDKIQQVSSGGKTPRNFAISPDGEYLFSGNQDSNDIYAFKRNPSTGIIKQLDSKITIHKPVYFFMVK from the coding sequence TACCATCCCGAAACTGATAAATTTGATTCACTTTTGCTTCAAGGAGAGATTAAGAATCCTTCGTTTGTCATATCAAACAAAAAAGGGGACTTATTGTTTTCGGTTCAGGAAATTGGTGGAGAAGAAGGAGGAAGTGTATGTGCTTACAAATTTGATGAGGCAAATAACTTGCTTAAAAAAATCAACAGCTCATCTACACTTGGTAGCGGTCCTTGCTACATCACGCTTGATCCGACTGAAAAATACATCATGGCCGGAAATTATAGCAGCGGAAATCTAGCAGTAATCCCTATCAATGCCGATGGCTCCCTAGCTGCAGCTGTCCAAGAAATCAGTCACGACGGCAAAGGTATTGATCCCAATCGTCAGGAAGCTCCCCATGTTCACAGCCTGGTATTTCATCCCAATGGCAAACAGGTTTTTGTAGCTGACCTTGGAACGGACAAGGTCAACATATATGATTTTGACCCAAAAAATGAGCACCCCCTCAGCCCTTCTACTCCTGCCTATTTTGAAGTAAAAGAAGGATCAGGGCCTAGACATTTGGTATTTAATCAAGCAGGTGATAAAATTTATTTGATACATGAAATGACTTCTGAAGTAGGGCTATATGACTACAATTTAGAAGAAAACAAAATCGTTCACTTAGACACATATCCCCTTGTTCCTAAAGACTTCGAAGGTGCATTAGGAGCAGCGGAAATAAGAATCTCCAATGATGGAAAATTCTTATATGCATCCAACCGTGGTGATGCTAATGAAATTACCGTTTTCAAAATAGATGAAAACACGGGAACCCTAGATAAAATACAGCAGGTTTCTTCCGGTGGCAAAACCCCTAGAAATTTTGCCATTTCTCCGGACGGGGAATACCTCTTCTCTGGCAACCAAGATTCGAATGACATCTATGCCTTCAAACGTAATCCTAGCACTGGCATCATTAAGCAACTGGACAGCAAAATCACCATTCACAAACCCGTCTATTTCTTTATGGTTAAATAG